The following coding sequences lie in one Miscanthus floridulus cultivar M001 chromosome 9, ASM1932011v1, whole genome shotgun sequence genomic window:
- the LOC136480440 gene encoding uncharacterized protein — MGDVQGQELDLRPFGNKVDESLRLNSSAGDIPDVMIHELKCPLGDPSHGIMVADDVSQRVGGIIRTAKHRYLLIKRMEPLAEENKKLKEVMNLSEKNIQRAQRERDLAESNAWDLKYQKGVLSGQLATAKEQLWSKSEQLITASTQLKDVSEQLEKLQKVSEEKREQDAELSQLRWALEHLREEKTKKTERANKLTEELDATDLEAIGGGYAEGLSKAEIQRLEDEVEDAAKKLAGDIYLFGENDGSGEA; from the exons atgggtgatgtccagggtcaggagctggacctccgtccattcggcaatAAAGTcgatgagagcctgagacttaatagcagtgcgggggatatacctgatgtcatgatccatgagctcaagtgcccacttggagatccatcccatggCATCATGGTTGCAGACGATGTCTCCCAgcgtgtgggg GGGATAATTCGAACTGCCAAGCACCGTTACCTATtgattaagaggatggagcccctcgccgaggagaacaaaaaactcaaggaggtgATGAACCTTTCAGAGAAGAATATTcaaagggcccagcgcgagcgagaccttgccgagtccaacgcgtgggacctaaaataccagaagggggtcctgtcTGGACAACTGGCGACTGCGAAAGAACAACTTtggagcaagtccgagcagctgatCACTGCCTCTACACAACTTAAAGATGTTTCCGAGCAATTGGAAAAGCTGCAAAAAGTCTCTGAGGAGAAGAGAG AACAAGACGCGGAGCTCAGTCAACTCCGCTGGGCCCTCGAGCACCTCCGGGAGGAGAAAACGAAGAAGACAGAGCGAGCGAACAAACTGACCGAGGAGCTGGATG ccactgacCTGGAGGCGATAGGGGGCGGGTACGCCGAAGGGCTAAGCAAAGCAGAGATCCAGCGGcttgaagatgaggtggaggacgcggcgaaAAAGTTGGCCGGCGATATATACCTGTTCGGAGAGAATGATGGTAGTGGCGAAGCATAA